Proteins from one Hyperolius riggenbachi isolate aHypRig1 chromosome 4, aHypRig1.pri, whole genome shotgun sequence genomic window:
- the ZBTB38 gene encoding zinc finger and BTB domain-containing protein 38: MCTSEDLADSLHGENLLCSLNEQRMQGFLCDVTIVVEDTKFKAHRNILAASSLYFRNHFRSQGILIQGNVLELNDLKADTFTEILNFIYSSKIAVKKKETLTDLADAGKKLGITFLENIKPPKKSTTVACSTEPERNVPPAYYRGENGLKSEAVDKKGDDPAVANGPRITNAFSILETEVNGFSPLDLRANFKKSSGLTEDSTCENGVCNDGEPVNTLAEHSYAVSSGDAPYKKDSPFDHGNRVSHTRNEECSTSGTVTAIQEAKTTNGMPVQEPQRFNPQAVIQTCTSNNASCSSEQTANPADFYNQRENESILSQLPPGNPPVSQPFCDAGLFPLTKKHQVTFNCKNCNKEFAHFKRLQRHEQICFKVGHMDKELRLSNSLSHDASVDKYNPSDPANNPNALINGSSSATDHFVKIVDDKIFYVCIVCKRNYLTLSSLRRHSNVHSWRKSYPCHYCSKVFALAEYRTKHEIWHTGDRRYQCIFCLETFMTYYILKNHQKSSHGIDPRLGVGNKANRGLKPSIYPYKLYRLLPMKSKRPPLKTPRTTALVTPILALQGQNSFGTSTAIQTTLSAQPFALDSQETFSCTLDAPSQNVTSSTTTQDIWPFDIVQSNKNESVLPAMKPNSPSCVSASTLNQSDSAVNENQTVPSVINNTSATPSVIMHSSRVSSVIMHGNAITGTATDGVGWNHNRSTVSPEKEDASQERNSEAADVNAATEVEQPEGYKNGDSQQERELPVSAPSSKKYKSVIREGNKTETYIAKPALPGTLVSSGIAPLCQITVKIGSEALVKRQISGSSLFFRKSKKPKHSDSKSNKSWLDSDDDKRERCSIRLRRSDSPPMEEVCDDASDQDVSDKPWRPYYNYKPKKKSKHFKKFRKLKKRKKHSKPRHTDKDADEVDKKYSSEEATEENVNSTEDPPEALDSECPSKTTEQENTDEQEETVEQERAATEWPLSTKDSFCELCQKSFRNPSTLKIHMRCHTGEKPYSCKVCGKCFSFPGNLSKHERIHQGGKNFTCQHCDKTFSLHKTLKKHERIHTGEKMYDCKFCFQQFLYVSSRNSHEQKHLEEQNDKEFVCVQCSKVCKTAAALVMHQKKHYFRGLKHKERKGLQPSAMEVESWGKPASSTYKDSKTTRERSSANMPESFPLSFDDSEAPLLSYSSSVTEVSPQNVSTASPVENVNAIGETNSNHFMTPQPAALQSSVLMDVPKGWKHWKVRHYNLEENLNSDHSSLKESAKTFTELKTMTSFDNPFVP, from the coding sequence ATGTGCACTTCAGAAGACCTAGCGGACAGTCTTCATGGAGAGAACCTTCTCTGCAGTCTAAACGAGCAGCGCATGCAAGGTTTCCTGTGTGATGTCACCATTGTGGTGGAGGACACCAAATTCAAGGCACACAGAAATATCCTGGCAGCCTCCAGTCTCTACTTTAGAAACCATTTCCGCAGTCAGGGCATCTTAATTCAGGGAAATGTGCTGGAGCTCAATGATTTAAAAGCCGATACATTCACTGAGATCTTGAACTTTATTTACAGCTCTAAGATAGCCGTGAAGAAAAAAGAGACCCTGACTGATCTTGCAGATGCCGGCAAAAAGCTTGGTATAACCTTTTTGGAAAACATTAAACCGCCCAAGAAGTCCACCACTGTGGCATGCTCTACCGAACCTGAAAGAAATGTGCCACCTGCATATTATCGAGGAGAGAATGGTTTGAAATCAGAGGCTGTGGATAAAAAAGGAGACGACCCAGCTGTTGCCAATGGACCCAGAATTACTAATGCCTTTTCTATTTTAGAAACGGAAGTAAATGGCTTTTCTCCCCTTGATTTAAGAGCTAATTTTAAAAAGAGCTCAGGCCTCACTGAAGACAGTACCTGTGAGAATGGTGTGTGCAATGATGGAGAGCCAGTAAACACATTGGCTGAACATTCATATGCGGTATCTTCTGGAGATGCACCCTACAAGAAAGACTCTCCCTTTGACCATGGCAACAGAGTTAGTCATACAAGGAATGAGGAATGCTCAACCTCAGGTACAGTTACTGCTATCCAAGAGGCCAAGACAACCAACGGCATGCCTGTGCAAGAACCTCAGAGGTTTAACCCACAAGCTGTAATCCAGACATGTACCTCAAATAATGCAAGCTGCTCCTCAGAGCAGACAGCCAACCCAGCTGATTTCTACAACCAAAGGGAAAATGAAAGCATTTTATCACAACTTCCTCCTGGGAACCCCCCTGTCAGTCAGCCGTTCTGTGATGCTGGTCTTTTTCCTCTTACTAAAAAGCACCAAGTGACATTTAATTGCAAAAACTGCAACAAAGAGTTTGCTCACTTTAAACGCCTGCAGCGGCATGAACAAATCTGTTTTAAAGTTGGGCACATGGACAAAGAACTGAGGTTGTCCAACAGTCTTTCACACGATGCCTCTGTAGACAAATACAATCCTTCAGACCCAGCAAATAACCCGAATGCTCtgatcaatggctcctcatctgcAACAGACCACTTTGTTAAGATAGTGgatgataaaatattctatgtTTGCATCGTGTGCAAAAGAAATTATTTAACGCTGTCTAGTCTTCGACGGCACTCAAATGTCCATTCATGGAGGAAATCGTACCCTTGCCATTACTGCAGCAAAGTATTCGCCTTAGCAGAATATCGAACCAAACATGAAATCTGGCACACAGGTGACCGTAGATACCAGTGCATATTTTGCCTGGAAACATTCATGACTTACTATATCCTTAAGAACCATCAGAAATCTTCCCATGGTATCGACCCAAGACTTGGGGTGGGCAATAAGGCAAACAGGGGGCTAAAACCTAGCATCTATCCTTATAAACTGTACAGACTTTTGCCAATGAAAAGTAAGAGGCCTCCACTGAAAACCCCTAGAACGACTGCACTAGTTACGCCCATTTTGGCCCTCCAAGGTCAGAATTCATTTGGTACTTCCACAGCTATTCAGACTACTCTTAGTGCACAGCCATTTGCTTTGGATAGCCAAGAGACTTTTTCGTGTACATTAGATGCTCCATCACAGAATGTGACAAGCTCAACAACAACTCAAGATATATGGCCTTTTGATATCGTACAGTCTAACAAAAATGAAAGTGTCTTGCCAGCCATGAAACCTAATTCTCCCTCTTGCGTTTCAGCTTCTACACTGAATCAGAGTGACAGTGCAGTTAATGAAAATCAGACTGTTCCCTCTGTTATCAACAATACCAGCGCCACACCCTCAGTGATTATGCATAGCAGCAGGGTCTCCTCCGTGATTATGCATGGCAATGCAATAACTGGAACGGCTACAGATGGAGTAGGATGGAATCACAACCGTTCCACTGTTTCGCCAGAAAAAGAAGATGCCAGTCAGGAACGTAATTCGGAAGCTGCAGATGTAAATGCAGCTACAGAAGTAGAGCAGCCTGAAGGGTACAAAAATGGAGACTCTCAGCAGGAACGTGAATTGCCTGTTTCTGCACCCTCATCTAAAAAATACAAAAGTGTTATTCGTGAAGGGAACAAAACTGAAACATACATAGCCAAACCAGCTCTTCCGGGTACTCTAGTCAGCAGTGGAATAGCTCCTCTTTGCCAAATCACCGTAAAGATTGGAAGTGAGGCTCTGGTGAAACGGCAGATCTCTGGATCCTCTTTGTTTTTCAGAAAAAGTAAAAAACCAAAGCATTCGGATTCAAAATCCAATAAATCGTGGCTAGACTCAGACGATGACAAGCGGGAAAGATGCTCCATCCGTCTTCGTAGATCTGATAGTCCCCCGATGGAAGAGGTTTGTGATGACGCTAGTGACCAAGATGTGTCTGACAAACCATGGAGACCTTATTATAACTACAAACCCAAAAAGAAATCCAAGCACTTTAAGAAATTCAGGAAActgaagaaaaggaaaaagcacaGTAAGCCTAGACACACCGACAAGGATGCAGATGAAGTAGATAAAAAGTACTCATCTGAAGAGGCTACTGAAGAAAATGTGAATAGTACAGAAGATCCCCCAGAGGCATTGGACTCTGAATGTCCTTCAAAGACAACTGAGCAGGAAAACACAGATGAACAGGAAGAGACAGTTGAACAGGAAAGGGCTGCTACAGAGTGGCCGTTGAGCACTAAGGATTCTTTTTGTGAATTGTGTCAAAAATCCTTTCGGAATCCTTCAACGCTGAAGATTCACATGCGGTGtcatactggagagaagccttattcatgtaagGTATGCGGCAAGTGCTTCTCCTTCCCTGGAAACTTAAGCAAACATGAACGCATCCATCAGGGCGGAAAGAACTTCACATGTCAACATTGCGACAAAACTTTTTCCTTACATAAAACACTGAAAAAACACGAGAGGATTCACACTGGAGAAAAAATGTACGATTGTAAATTTTGCTTCCAGCAGTTCCTATACGTCTCTTCAAGGAACAGTCATGAGCAAAAACATTTAGAGGAACAGAATGATAAAGAGTTTGTTTGCGTTCAGTGTTCAAAAGTTTGCAAAACTGCTGCTGCCCTGGTCATGCaccaaaaaaaacactattttcgAGGACTAAAGCATAAGGAACGTAAAGGCTTACAACCATCCGCCATGGAAGTAGAGAGCTGGGGTAAACCTGCAAGTAGCACTTATAAAGACTCAAAAACAACGAGGGAAAGGAGTTCAGCGAACATGCCTGAAAGTTTCCCTCTTTCCTTTGATGACAGTGAAGCTCCGTTATTGTCTTACAGCAGTAGTGTTACAGAGGTCAGCCCCCAGAATGTTAGTACTGCAAGCCCTGTAGAGAATGTAAATGCCATCGGGGAAACTAACTCCAACCATTTCATGACTCCACAACCTGCTGCATTACAAAGCAGTGTCCTCATGGATGTCCCGAAGGGCTGGAAGCACTGGAAGGTGAGACATTACAACCTGGAGGAAAATCTGAATTCTGATCACTCTTCCTTGAAAGAGAGCGCTAAGACTTTCACGGAGCTAAAGACAATGACCAGTTTtgataacccatttgtcccgtag
- the LOC137504700 gene encoding trichohyalin-like: MREGQSAEEQRSDCERGRDQKSRGQTARGTERRRAEVRLREGQSAKEQRSDCERGRAQKSRGQTARGAERKRAEVRLREGQRSDCERDRAQKSRGQTAKGAEVRRAEVRLREGQSVEEQRSDCERGRVQKSRGQTARGTKRRRAEFRLQEGQSAKEQRSDCERGRGQTARGTERRRAEVRLREGQSAEEQRSDCERGRGQTARGAERRRAEVRLRDGQRSDCERGRVQKSRGQTARGAELRRAEVRLREGQCTEEERLDCERGRAQKSRSQTARGAERRRAEVRLREEQSAEEQRSDCERGRAQKSRGQTAREAERKRAEVRMREGQSAEEQRSDCERGRVQKRRGQTARGAERRRAEVRLREGQSAEEQRSDCERGRAQKSRGQNAGEAECRRAEVRLREGQRSEEQRSDCERDRAQKSRGQTARGAERKRAEVRLREGQSAEEQRSDCKRGRAQKSRGQTARGAEVRLREGQSAEEQRSDCERGRAQKSRGQTAKGAEVRLREGQSAEEERSDCERGRGQTARGAERRRAEVRLREGQSSEEQRSDCERGRRAEVRLQEGQKSRGQTARGAEEQRSDCKRGRRAEVRLREGQSSEEQRSDCESHFHVNGQF; encoded by the coding sequence ATGCGGGAGGGGCAGAGTGCAGAAGAGCAGAGGTCAGACTGCGAGAGGGGCAGAGATCAGAAGAGCAGAGGTCAGACTGCGAGAGGGACAGAGCGCAGAAGAGCAGAGGTCAGACTGCGAGAGGGGCAGAGCGCAAAAGAGCAGAGGTCAGACTGCGAGAGGGGCAGAGCGCAGAAGAGCAGAGGTCAGACTGCAAGAGGGGCAGAGCGCAAAAGAGCAGAGGTCAGACTGCGAGAGGGGCAGAGGTCAGACTGCGAGAGGGACAGAGCGCAGAAGAGCAGAGGTCAGACTGCGAAAGGGGCAGAGGTCAGAAGAGCAGAGGTCAGACTGCGAGAGGGACAGAGCGTAGAAGAGCAGAGGTCAGACTGCGAGAGGGGCAGAGTGCAAAAGAGTAGAGGTCAGACTGCGAGAGGGACAAAGCGCAGAAGAGCAGAGTTCAGACTGCAAGAGGGGCAGAGCGCGAAAGAGCAGAGGTCAGACTGCGAGAGGGGCAGAGGTCAGACTGCGAGAGGGACAGAGCGCAGAAGAGCAGAGGTCAGACTGCGAGAGGGGCAGAGCGCAGAAGAGCAGAGGTCAGACTGCGAAAGGGGCAGAGGTCAGACTGCGAGAGGGGCAGAGCGCAGAAGAGCAGAGGTCAGACTGCGAGATGGGCAGAGGTCAGACTGCGAGAGGGGCAGAGTGCAGAAGAGCAGAGGTCAGACTGCGAGAGGGGCAGAGCTCAGAAGAGCAGAGGTCAGACTGCGAGAGGGGCAGTGCACAGAAGAGGAGAGGTTAGACTGCGAGAGGGGCAGAGCGCAGAAGAGCAGAAGTCAGACAGCGAGAGGGGCAGAGCGCAGAAGAGCAGAGGTCAGACTGCGAGAGGAGCAGAGCGCAGAAGAACAGAGGTCAGACTGCGAGAGGGGCAGAGCACAGAAGAGCAGAGGTCAGACTGCGAGAGAGGCAGAGCGCAAAAGAGCAGAGGTCAGAATGCGAGAAGGGCAGAGCGCAGAAGAGCAGAGGTCAGACTGCGAGAGGGGCAGAGTGCAGAAGAGGAGAGGTCAGACTGCGAGAGGGGCAGAGCGCAGAAGAGCAGAGGTCAGACTGCGAGAGGGGCAGAGCGCAGAAGAGCAGAGGTCAGACTGCGAGAGGGGCAGAGCGCAGAAGAGCAGAGGTCAGAATGCGGGAGAGGCAGAGTGCAGAAGAGCAGAGGTCAGACTGCGAGAGGGGCAGAGATCAGAAGAGCAGAGGTCAGACTGCGAGAGGGACAGAGCGCAGAAGAGCAGAGGTCAGACTGCGAGAGGGGCAGAGCGCAAAAGAGCAGAGGTCAGACTGCGAGAGGGACAAAGCGCAGAAGAGCAGAGGTCAGACTGCAAGAGGGGCAGAGCGCAAAAGAGCAGAGGTCAGACTGCCAGAGGGGCAGAGGTCAGACTGCGAGAGGGACAGAGCGCAGAAGAGCAGAGGTCAGACTGCGAGAGGGGCAGAGCGCAGAAGAGCAGAGGTCAGACTGCGAAAGGGGCAGAGGTCAGACTGCGAGAGGGGCAGAGCGCAGAAGAGGAGAGGTCAGACTGCGAGAGGGGCAGAGGTCAGACTGCGAGAGGGGCAGAGCGCAGAAGAGCAGAGGTCAGACTGCGAGAGGGGCAGAGCTCAGAAGAGCAGAGGTCAGACTGCGAGAGGGGCAGAAGAGCAGAGGTCAGACTGCAAGAGGGGCAGAAGAGCAGAGGTCAGACTGCGAGAGGGGCAGAAGAGCAGAGGTCAGACTGCAAGAGGGGCAGAAGAGCAGAGGTCAGACTGCGAGAGGGGCAGAGCTCAGAAGAGCAGAGGTCAGACTGCGAGAGCCATTTTCATGTCAATGGCCAATTCTAA